One part of the Bdellovibrio bacteriovorus genome encodes these proteins:
- a CDS encoding polyamine ABC transporter substrate-binding protein produces the protein MSRILMAGLVLCGLLAGCTKKSAEVSEAKEVNLSIWGNYISPELQAQFEKETGIKINISNYSSNEELLAKVQMGSSGIDVAVPSDYMVEVMSKMNLLEALKPDQISNKTLIDPQFLKQNYDPENKFSLPYIWTTAGIAVNRDLYKGPIKSWKDLLENPQLKGKFALLDDVRETLGAALKMNGFSVNSTNPEEIKKAKDTLLKAKKNVKMFASDTIDILNNKEVAAAQTYSSDALQAADKSPGKIEYIIPEEGGTFAIDNLVIIKGAKHPEAAHKLINFLLSEQAEINRVKTILGGPVLKNTKASLTKEMQNNRALFPDEATLKKLERIQDQGEKNKLFEDSWTEIKTH, from the coding sequence ATGTCGAGAATATTGATGGCCGGCCTGGTTCTTTGTGGGCTGCTGGCGGGATGTACAAAGAAGTCTGCTGAAGTTTCTGAAGCCAAAGAAGTGAACCTGTCTATCTGGGGCAACTATATCTCCCCGGAATTGCAGGCGCAGTTTGAGAAAGAAACCGGCATCAAGATCAACATTTCCAACTATTCCTCGAATGAAGAATTGCTGGCCAAAGTGCAAATGGGATCGTCCGGCATCGACGTGGCCGTGCCTTCGGACTATATGGTCGAAGTCATGTCCAAGATGAATCTGCTGGAAGCACTGAAGCCGGACCAGATTTCAAACAAAACCCTGATTGATCCTCAGTTCCTGAAGCAGAACTACGACCCGGAAAACAAGTTCTCGCTGCCCTACATCTGGACGACAGCAGGCATCGCAGTGAACCGTGATCTTTACAAAGGCCCGATCAAAAGCTGGAAAGACCTTCTGGAAAATCCGCAACTGAAAGGCAAGTTCGCCCTTTTGGATGACGTGCGCGAAACCCTGGGCGCCGCCCTGAAAATGAACGGCTTCAGCGTGAACAGCACCAACCCGGAAGAAATAAAAAAAGCCAAAGACACTTTGTTAAAAGCAAAGAAGAACGTAAAGATGTTTGCCTCTGACACCATCGACATCCTGAACAACAAGGAAGTCGCTGCCGCTCAGACCTATTCCTCTGACGCCCTTCAGGCCGCCGACAAGTCCCCAGGAAAAATCGAATACATCATCCCGGAAGAAGGTGGAACATTCGCCATCGACAACCTGGTCATCATCAAAGGCGCCAAACACCCGGAGGCCGCCCACAAGCTGATCAACTTCCTGCTAAGTGAACAAGCCGAAATCAACCGCGTAAAGACAATCCTTGGCGGCCCCGTTCTAAAAAACACCAAAGCCTCGCTGACAAAAGAAATGCAAAACAACCGCGCCTTATTCCCGGACGAAGCCACTCTTAAAAAACTGGAACGAATCCAAGACCAAGGCGAAAAAAACAAACTCTTCGAAGACTCTTGGACAGAAATTAAAACTCACTGA
- a CDS encoding alpha/beta hydrolase: MAGKTLDLKSFKIPLGKLSPLETFRTRQGDVLSYRIYPAWSDNLIVLYHGVGSDSRYMCVLATAMAQAGLGTVVTPDLRGHGASLKAADPHSQHQFEIDLEELIIHIKMTRAVSRVILAGHSLGGGFVLRVAVSDIRRQFAQFLAISPYLPPGLHVFHDDFGGWISPDGNGGFKVNLPVEFVSGQEKLTYSAAYLAAVTPSDKIMADIQKLHPPVHVVVGEQDELIIPQRQEQLFTEAGANIRVVQGLNHLTIVSKPDVWLQQISL, from the coding sequence ATGGCCGGCAAAACCCTGGATCTGAAAAGTTTCAAAATTCCGCTGGGAAAACTTTCCCCGCTTGAAACTTTTCGCACTCGCCAGGGGGATGTCCTTTCTTACCGTATTTACCCCGCTTGGTCGGACAACCTGATTGTTCTGTATCACGGGGTGGGGAGCGACAGCCGGTACATGTGTGTCCTGGCCACCGCCATGGCCCAGGCCGGGCTTGGTACCGTGGTGACCCCGGATCTGCGCGGTCACGGCGCCAGTCTTAAAGCGGCCGATCCGCATTCACAGCATCAATTCGAAATCGATCTTGAAGAATTAATCATTCATATCAAAATGACTCGCGCGGTTTCTCGCGTGATATTGGCCGGTCACTCGTTGGGTGGCGGTTTTGTGTTGCGTGTGGCGGTGTCGGACATTCGCAGGCAGTTCGCCCAATTTCTGGCGATCTCTCCGTATCTGCCGCCCGGTTTGCATGTTTTCCACGACGATTTCGGCGGATGGATTTCACCGGACGGCAATGGTGGTTTTAAGGTCAACTTGCCTGTTGAGTTCGTCAGTGGTCAGGAAAAGCTGACTTACAGTGCGGCCTATCTGGCAGCAGTGACTCCGTCAGATAAGATCATGGCAGATATTCAGAAGCTTCATCCGCCGGTTCACGTGGTCGTGGGTGAACAGGATGAACTCATCATCCCGCAGCGGCAGGAGCAGCTCTTCACCGAAGCGGGAGCGAACATCCGTGTGGTGCAGGGCCTGAATCATCTCACGATTGTCTCGAAACCGGATGTTTGGCTGCAGCAGATTTCACTTTGA
- a CDS encoding ABC-F family ATP-binding cassette domain-containing protein: protein MIHLSNITKQQGNKVLYRNGSFQINAGEKIGLVGPNGAGKTTIFRIIMGEEGIDGGTISKSDRTVIGYFSQNIEEMKGKSALEEVKSAVGNIGDMQARMQECEAKLADPDLDPDEMMKILEVYGELQGEFERLGGYDLESRAAEILTGLGIGPDDYHRPCESFSGGWKMRIALAKILALNPEVLLMDEPTNHLDVESIVWLEEWLVNFKGAILMTSHDRDFMNRLVGKIVEIANKTITVYGGNYDFYEKERDIRKEQLIAAAKRQEDMLAKEEEFIARFAARASHAAQVQSRVKKLEKIDRIEIPDEEAEIKFEWPVPARGGDEVVKLEGLSKIWTRDDGKEKLVFSGANALVKRLDRIAVVGVNGAGKSTLLKIIAGHAEATEGKMTLGASITLGYFSQNSLDVLDPKMTIVDEVHSRIPNAGMGTVRSLLGAFKFSGEEAEKKISILSGGEKSRVVLACILAQPVNLLILDEPTNHLDIKSRELLLDAIKNFPGTVMIVSHDRHFLREVTTRVFEVDKNQIRIYDGDYEYYQHKKQQEQMA, encoded by the coding sequence ATGATTCATTTATCGAACATCACCAAGCAGCAGGGTAACAAAGTCCTCTATCGCAACGGATCTTTCCAGATCAATGCCGGAGAGAAAATCGGTCTGGTCGGCCCCAACGGCGCCGGTAAAACCACCATCTTCCGCATCATCATGGGCGAAGAGGGCATCGACGGCGGCACTATTTCCAAATCGGATCGTACTGTGATCGGTTACTTCTCCCAGAACATCGAAGAGATGAAAGGGAAGTCCGCTCTTGAGGAAGTAAAGTCCGCTGTTGGCAACATCGGCGACATGCAGGCGCGCATGCAGGAATGTGAAGCCAAGCTTGCTGATCCGGATCTGGATCCGGATGAAATGATGAAGATTCTTGAAGTCTACGGTGAACTGCAGGGCGAATTTGAACGCCTGGGTGGTTATGACCTTGAATCCCGTGCCGCTGAAATCCTGACCGGTCTTGGTATCGGCCCGGACGATTATCACCGTCCTTGCGAAAGTTTCTCTGGCGGTTGGAAAATGCGTATCGCTTTGGCAAAAATCCTGGCGCTGAATCCGGAAGTTTTGTTGATGGATGAGCCGACGAATCACCTGGACGTTGAATCCATCGTGTGGCTGGAAGAGTGGCTGGTGAACTTCAAGGGCGCGATTCTGATGACAAGCCACGATCGTGATTTCATGAACCGTCTGGTGGGTAAGATCGTTGAGATCGCCAACAAAACCATCACGGTCTATGGTGGCAACTATGACTTCTATGAAAAAGAACGCGACATCCGCAAAGAACAGCTTATTGCCGCAGCCAAACGTCAAGAGGACATGCTGGCGAAGGAAGAAGAGTTCATTGCCAGATTTGCGGCGCGTGCTTCCCACGCAGCGCAAGTTCAGTCCCGCGTGAAGAAACTTGAAAAGATCGACCGTATTGAAATCCCGGACGAAGAAGCTGAAATCAAATTTGAATGGCCGGTGCCTGCCCGGGGCGGGGACGAGGTGGTGAAGCTGGAAGGCCTTTCCAAGATCTGGACACGTGATGACGGCAAGGAAAAACTGGTCTTCTCGGGGGCTAATGCTTTGGTGAAACGTCTGGACCGTATTGCGGTTGTGGGTGTGAACGGTGCGGGTAAATCCACACTGCTTAAAATCATTGCCGGTCATGCCGAAGCCACTGAAGGCAAAATGACTTTGGGGGCTTCCATCACTCTGGGGTATTTCTCCCAAAATTCTTTGGACGTTCTGGATCCAAAGATGACAATCGTGGATGAGGTTCACTCGCGCATTCCGAATGCGGGTATGGGCACGGTGCGAAGTCTTTTGGGTGCTTTCAAATTCTCGGGCGAAGAGGCCGAGAAAAAGATCTCGATCCTGTCGGGTGGCGAAAAGTCCCGCGTGGTTCTGGCCTGCATCCTGGCGCAGCCGGTGAATTTGCTGATTCTGGATGAGCCGACGAATCACCTGGATATCAAATCCCGCGAATTGCTGCTGGATGCGATCAAGAACTTCCCGGGCACTGTGATGATCGTATCGCACGACCGTCACTTCCTGCGCGAAGTGACCACCAGAGTCTTCGAAGTCGACAAGAATCAGATTCGCATCTATGACGGCGACTACGAGTACTATCAGCACAAAAAACAACAAGAGCAGATGGCTTAA